One genomic segment of Mastomys coucha isolate ucsf_1 unplaced genomic scaffold, UCSF_Mcou_1 pScaffold22, whole genome shotgun sequence includes these proteins:
- the Tlr6 gene encoding toll-like receptor 6: MVMSLWDSICNMTQDREPIVRSFHFVCTLALVVGSMTQFSDERESIVDYSNSNLIHVPKDLPPRAKALSLSQNSISELRMSDISFLSELRVLTLSHNRIRTLDFGVFLFNQDLEYLDVSHNWLQNISCCPVANLKHLDLSFNDFDVLPMCKEFGNLTQLSFLGLSAAKFQQLDLLPIAHLHLSYILLDLVRYHIKDGETESLQVPNTNVLHLVFHPNSMFSVQVNISVKVLGCLQLSNIKLNDENCQRLIAFLSELTRGPAFLNLTLQHIETTWKCVVKLFQFLWPRPVEYLNIYNLTITEKIDMENFVYLETALKSLKIEHVTNQVFIFSKDALYSVFAEMNIRMLTISDTPFIHMMCPPFPSTFMFLNFTQNVLTDSVFQGCSTLKRLETLILQRNGLKNLLKVALMTKNMSSLETLDVSLNSLNSRAYDRTCPWAESISVLNLSSNILTDSVFRCLPPKVEVLDLHNNRIMSIPKDVTRLQALQELNVASNSLTDLPGCGSEWCHYELYFAHHNLFHEGSDNLILILLEPIPQNNIPSRYHKLRALMAQRTYLEWPTEKGKRGLFWANLRASFIMKLTLVNEDDDVKT; this comes from the exons ATGGTAATGTCCCTCTGGGATAGCATCTGCAACATGACCCAAGACAGAGAACCCATCGTGAGGAGTTTCCACTTTGTTTGCACTCTGGCCTTAGTAGTCGGAAGCATGACCCAGTTCTCCGATGAACGTGAGTCTATAGTAGACTATTCAAATAGTAACCTTATTCATGTCCCCAAAGACCTGCCACCAAGAGCAAAAGCCTTGAGTCTGTCTCAGAACTCTATATCTGAGCTGCGGATGTCTGATATCAGCTTTCTgtcagagttgagagttctgacACTTTCCCACAACAGGATACGGACACTTGATTTTGGCGTCTTCTTATTCAATCAGGATTTAGAATACCTGGATGTCTCGCACAATTGGTTGCAAAACATCTCTTGTTGCCCTGTGGCAAACTTGAAGCATCTAGACCTCTCATTCAATGACTTTGATGTGCTTCCCATGTGTAAGGAATTTGGCAACTTGACGCAACTGAGTTTCTTGGGATTAAGTGCTGCAAAGTTCCAACAACTGGATCTGCTCCCAATTGCTCACTTGCACCTAAGCTACATTCTTCTGGACTTAGTGCGTTATCACATAAAAGATGGTGAAACAGAAAGCCTTCAGGTTCCGAATACCAATGTTCTCCACTTGGTCTTTCATCCAAATAGCATGTTCTCGGTGCAAGTGAACATATCTGTTAAAGTCTTAGGATGTTTACAACTGAGTAATATTAAATTGAATGATGAAAACTGTCAAAGGTTGATAGCATTTCTATCCGAACTCACCAGAGGTCCAGCCTTCTTGAATCTGACCCTTCAGCACATAGAAACAACCTGGAAGTGTGTGGTTAAACTTTTCCAATTCCTTTGGCCACGACCGGTGGAGTACCTCAATATTTACAACTTAACGATAACTGAGAAGATCGACATGGAAAACTTTGTTTACTTGGAGACAGCACTGAAGTCACTGAAGATAGAGCATGTCACGAACCAAGTGTTCATCTTTTCAAAGGACGCGTTATACTCTGTGTTTGCCGAGATGAACATCAGGATGCTCACCATCTCAGACACCCCTTTCATCCACATGATGTGCCCTCCGTTCCCAAGCACATTTATGTTTCTGAACTTTACCCAGAATGTTCTCACTGATAGTGTTTTTCAAGGCTGTTCCACCTTAAAGAGATTGGAGACACTTATCTTACAAAGGAATGGTTTGAAGAACCTTTTAAAGGTAGCTCTCATGACTAAGAATATGTCCTCTCTGGAAACTCTGGATGTTAGTTTGAATTCTTTGAACTCTCGGGCATATGACAGAACATGCCCTTGGGCTGAGAGCATATCAGTGTTGAATTTGTCTTCGAATATACTTACAGACTCTGTCTTCAGATGCTTACCTCCCAAGGTCGAGGTCCTTGACCTTCACAACAACAGGATAATGAGCATCCCTAAAGATGTCACCCGCTTGCAAGCTTTACAGGAACTCAATGTAGCATCCAATTCTTTGACTGACCTTCCTGGATGCGGG AGTGAGTGGTGCCATTATGAACTCTACTTTGCCCATCACAATCTCTTCCACGAAGGCTCTGATAACTTAATCCTGATCTTGCTGGAACCCATCCCACAGAACAACATTCCCAGTAGATACCACAAGCTGCGGGCTCTCATGGCCCAGAGGACTTACTTAGAATGGCCTACTGAGAAGGGCAAGCGTGGGCTGTTCTGGGCCAACCTTAGAGCTTCGTTTATTATGAAGTTAACCTTAGTCAATGAGGATGATGATGTGAAAACTTGA